A single window of Toxoplasma gondii ME49 chromosome Ib, whole genome shotgun sequence DNA harbors:
- a CDS encoding DEAD/DEAH box helicase domain-containing protein (encoded by transcript TGME49_208842) produces the protein MFRSTVYVIPLLNKNKLLDQSRFSLFHGGLRLRTHRCPRSTLGVSDSSGLSPAGVAPNLGLASACRSASPLCVTPVSPAFSSSLLPWSYNPSPLSCLSALERALGGRQSAVPPEALSSAEDCEGESQKRETRTGPVAVSHHSKWKGVRNVASQKRRRKWKEHDESPAEFLAALSGFPVSSPMPSSRLQTRLSSLASTSLSSLRGISKIRLKTLEDLANLRSCFDLLLFLPLQYVELQTRTAVPHDSEKFSEQKGEFGTTVADSGKVLAEGRNDRASEEDKPLANATRKEQQVGLPPNVVRAAYYRSDSSNTGEVEDDKSEANLSGWTLQSGERLHETPDVDALSRLGLSFDGDVPRTASSQDAGGDAYLNQVISREAAQPLLPPRCFNRGQGAVAPREAPAVSKPSPSFPGWDSTREDRKETGGQKAGRGTSAGKEPDVNVTESEKEKTATSTRSLEEQQRELRQKLEKSLSRYLALQEEDAETCSGPGRRGRRRKRNEGADGEETREEEALSVRDVALIGCVEKISHCKLRTVKRGKPLMISTAVARDVFFSPSLRAQKEDEGEGVPAGRRNKGEKTTQEARNSAGQSVSGGTGDTGTAKSDRRTANDRLQERSTGGKRRRQDEEGRIYVTWFDKFFQLVKLKKRHVVCLVGKAVRTKTGRLQMKNPTVHFLAPSEETFFFHAVKEFLPDVSSAPCVLGDEENGSQRGKEGVHQRSGTVPNKHEAASAFQSCTRIAWPDQQSVPSAVASFSSAASPSSSPPSSPENYLPSLPSCFSDTKDEQPSLSLHAFRSPCGTPGAPEMVRFPPPEEASVEIREGPRNDACATRAGAGFTSQDKTALPAGPDIRTQTNSEHVHVHKLMPIYPSISGVPAKILRAGIETLLRENSFAEVVPEFLRKKRGIERLDTTLRALHHPQTLEDVRKARRDLFYSTMLWLQLAKKLRTREVESQFRGYASRTGEEILQAFYASLNFSLTPSQLQAIEEIRADMESPRPMRRLLQGDVGSGKTAVAAVALLLSASAGHQAALLAPTAALARQHQINLQKFLGPLGFHVHLLVSDIPDKDATIRLINTGNAEITVGTHALLQDYVLFPRLGLVVIDEQHKFGVNQRWKLLLKRHRHEEIIGGSSSKFCEPEQAEAAVATDAGREKGKRYRHKETDGESISNGHPEEETTQGRENDSTVQEHMRKGTSKRYQRTPDAVWTAVHGRGTGSHEKTVELDKGGERQHQGIDFPGGEEGGRMADVLLMTATPIPRTQVLLKYGDLKLSKILASEIRHSRGMGRWAGEQEGTDERATAAFRGKPWRGVGEQGRPKGSGVEPRQRGVATYLIDKGSQGEMAEMMKIIKKEISKKRQVFWVCPLVDGVRDASRRRGKSSRRKKGISGRLGSVETGDRQPAGNEVQMDTRNEEGAKSEKGGPEEEDTKDKGGEIWNKLEATQGQNDSKESAAVQRFEELRKLLPEIRIRLLHGRMKAEEKNEVLSELRGGTVDLLVATTVVEVGIDVPNASVIVIDSAERFGLTQLHQLRGRVGRDARHPSFCFIILDPLKKNLDEKAMHRFAAIAATTDGFQLAETDARLRGGGTLFGRQQHGQSDLWMIHGLKRSEQTRLLEAATEDSDHIVELLDGDEANSRYEVGLVAESEHLFSAGERGGQRNHIRTMYDTPKSLEAQRVDENSSSVSRFRDEHGRHEDTAAAQVGVEPRESDDMDAFSNPNCISDPCVKDANKNDHLPACTPANCENDKGNASDSSFSEHSTASHKNWEGGVSLRNGYPDASEDQEWGHTFNQNGAGKDAGGNFPEVRVRKESTIGQEKSFSAEEIIREARQLVEEVRLLIPPKKIDWLFRV, from the exons ATGTTCCGCTCCACCGTCTACGTGATTCCTCTTCTGAACAAAAACAAGCTTTTGGATCAAAGCCGTTTTTCCCTTTTCCACGGCGGCCTCCGACTCCGGACACACCGCTGTCCCAGGTCGACGCTGGGT GTGTCAGATTCGTCTGGTCTTAGCCCTGCGGGTGTTGCCCCGAATCTAGGTCTTGCCTCTGCTTGCCGTTCAGCTTCTCCTTTATGTGTcactcctgtctctccagctttttcgtcctctctcctcccatGGTCATATAATCCCTCTCCACTTTCATGCCTTTCTGCGTTGGAAAGAGCGTTAGGCGGACGACAGTCCGCTGTACCCCCGGAGGCACTGTCCAGCGCGGAAGACTGCGAGGGCGAGAGccagaagcgagaaacgcgaacaGGTCCTGTCGCGGTTTCACATCATTCAAAGTGGAAGGGAGTCCGCAATGTGGCCTCACAAAAGCGACGCAGAAAATGGAAAGAGCATGATGAGAGCCCGGCAGAATTTCTAGCCGCCCTCTCGGGCTTCCCGGTCTCTTCCCCTATGCCCTCTTCACGACTACAAACCCGCCTGTCGTCACTAGCTTCTACATCTCTATCTAGCCTTAGGGGAATCTCGAAAATTCGTTTAAAGACCCTGGAGGACTTGGCGAACTTGCGTTCCTGTttcgaccttcttctcttcctcccgctCCAGTACGTCGAGCTTCAAACGCGGACCGCCGTTCCTCATGACTCGGAGAAGTTCTCTGAACAGAAGGGTGAGTTTGGAACAACCGTAGCAGATTCTGGAAAGGTTCTAGCCGAGGGGCGAAATGACAGAGCTAGTGAAGAGGACAAACCGTTGGCAAACGCAACACGAAAGGAGCAACAGGTGGGGCTCCCACCCAATGTGGTGCGTGCTGCATATTATCGCTCCGATTCCAGCAACACCGGTGAAGTAGAAGATGACAAGTCAGAAGCCAATTTGTCAGGCTGGACACTACAGTCAGGGGAGCGGTTGCATGAAACACCAGACGTCGATGCACTCTCGcgtctcggtctctccttcgacgGAGACGTCCCCAGAACGGCTTCTTCGCAGGACGCCGGTGGAGACGCTTATCTGAATCAGGTAATTAGTCGAGAGGCAGCTCaacctctgcttcctccgcgCTGTTTTAATCGCGGCCAGGGCGCTGTGGCACCGCGTGAGGCTCCAGCTGTGAGTAAaccgtctccttcgtttcctggaTGGGATAGCACGCgggaagacaggaaagaaaccGGAGGTCAGAAGGCGGGCAGGGGAACATCCGCAGGAAAGGAGCCCGACGTTAATGTGACGGAgagcgaaaaggagaaaacggcaaCATCAACAAGGTCGCTGgaggaacagcagagagaacttCGACAGAAGCTAGAGAAGTCGCTATCGAGGTATCTCGCACTCCAAGAAGAGGATGCAGAAACTTGCTCCGGCCCagggagaaggggaagacgaaggaagagaaacgagggagcagacggcgaagagacacgcgaagaagaggcacttTCTGTGAGGGACGTAGCGCTCATTGGATGCGTCGAGAAA ATTAGCCACTGCAAACTGCGAACTGTTAAGCGAGGAAAGCCATTGATGATTTCCACCGCAGTCGCTCGGgacgtttttttctcgccctCCTTGCGAGctcagaaagaagacgagggggaAGGTGTTCCTGCAGGACGACGAAACAAGGGGGAAAAAACCACACAAGAAGCCCGAAACTCGGCCGGCCAGTCGGTCTCAGGAGGGACGGGAGACACTGGAACAGCCAAGTCAGACAGGCGAACAGCAAATGACAGActgcaggagagaagcactggcgggaagcggagaagacaagacgaggaaggccgaATATATGTCACTTGGTTCGACAAGTTCTTCCAGCTTGTTAAGCTGAAAAAGCGGCACGTTGTCTGCCTTGTGGGAAAG GCCGTTCGGACGAAGACGGGACGACTCCAAATGAAAAATCCGACAGTTCATTTTCTTGCTCCATCAGAGGAGACAttcttcttccacgcagTCAAAGAGTTTTTGCCTGACGTTTCCAGCGCTCCGTGCGTCTtaggagacgaggaaaacggaagTCAGCGTGGCAAGGAAGGTGTACACCAAAGGAGTGGAACCGTTCCGAATAAACACGAGGCCGCATCTGCGTTTCAGTCTTGTACACGAATTGCATGGCCTGACCAACAGTCTGTGCCCTCCGctgttgcttctttctcttctgctgcctcgccgtcgtcctcccctccttcttcccctgaAAACTACCTACCCTCTCTTCCATCCTGTTTTTCGGACACCAAGGACGAACAaccttccctctctctccacgcatTCCGCTCGCCTTGTGGAACACCCGGTGCACCAGAGATGGTTCGGTTCCCACCGCCAGAGGAAGCGTCAGTAGAGATACGAGAAGGACCGCGAaacgatgcatgcgcgacgcGTGCAGGAGCGGGCTTCACCTCCCAGGACAAGACTGCACTTCCTGCGGGTCCCGATATAAGGACACAGACCAATTCTGAGCATGTCCACGTCCACAAGCTCATGCCCATCTATCCGTCGATTTCTGGCGTCCCCGCCAAGATTCTTCGGGCAGGCATCGAGACGCTTCTCCGCGAAAACAGCTTCGCGGAAGTCGTGCCGGAATTCCTGAGGAAAAAGCGAGGCATTGAGA GATTGGACACGACGCTGCGAGCGCTTCACCATCCGCAGACGTTGGAAGATGTgcgaaaggcgagacgagACCTTTTCTACTCCACGATGCTGTGGCTCCAGTtggcgaagaagctgcgcACGCGCGAG GTCGAATCACAGTTCCGCGGCTACGCCAGTcgaacgggagaagagatCCTACAAGCCTTCTACGCCTCTCTCAATTTTTCGCTCACGCCCTCGCAACTGCAG GCGATCGAGGAGATCCGGGCTGACATGGAAAGCCCCCGACCCATGCGGCGTCTTCTCCAGG GAGATGTGGGGAGCGGGAAAACGGCTGTGGCTGCAGtggcgcttctcctctcggcgAGCGCGGGGCACCAAGCGGCCCTCCTTGCCCCGACTGCTGCCCTAGCTCGCCAACACCAGATCAA TCTCCAGAAATTTCTCGGGCCTCTCGGCTTTCACGTGCACCTGCTGGTGAGTGACATCCCCGACAAGGACGCTACGATTCGCCTCATCAAC ACGGGAAACGCGGAGATCACGGTCGGCACACACGCCCTTCTTCAGGACTATGTTCTGTTCCCTCG CCTCGGCCTCGTTGTTATCGACGAGCAGCACAAGTTCGGCGTCAATCAGCGATGGAAGCTCCTTCTCAAGAGGCACAGACACGAGGAGATCATCGGCGGGTCGTCCTCGAAGTTTTGCGAGCCCGAGCAAGCAGAGGCTGCTGTTGCCACGGatgcagggagagaaaaggggaagcgATACCGTCATAAAGAAACAGATGGTGAATCAATAAGTAACGGACAccccgaagaagaaacaacgcaGGGACGAGAGAACGACTCTACGGTACAAGAGCACATGAGGAAAGGAACATCAAAACGATATCAGCGAACGCCAGACGCGGTGTGGACCGCTGTTCACGGACGCGGAACAGGCAGCCATGAGAAGACGGTCGAGCTCGACAAGGGTGGAGAACGACAGCACCAGGGTATCGACTTcccaggaggcgaagaagggggaCGGATGGCCGACGTTCTCCTCATGACTGCCACTCCGATCCCGCGAACACAAGTCCTTTTGAAATACGGGGACCTCAAACTGTCCAAAATTCTCGCTTCGGAAATCCGACATTCGCGAGGCATGGGCAGGTGGGcaggagaacaggaaggcACCGATGAAAGGGCCACTGCCGCTTTCAGAG GCAAACCCTGGCGAGGAGTGGGCGAGCAAGGCAGACCGAAGGGCAGCGGCGTGGagccgagacagcgaggggTGGCGACATACCTGATCGACAAGGGGAGCCAAGGGGAAATGGCAGAGATGATGAAGATCATTAAGAAAGAAATTTCGAAGAAGCGGCAAGTTTTTTGGGTCTGTCCGCTTGTTGACGGCGTCAGGGACGCGAGtaggcgaagaggaaagtcCAGCCGACGGAAGAAAGGGATATCGGGACGTCTCGGCTcggtggagacaggagacaggcagccAGCGGGAAATGAGGTGCAGATGGACacaagaaacgaggaaggagcgaaaagtgagaaaggaggaccagaggaagaagatacGAAAGACAAAGGCGGAGAGATCTGGAACAAGCTCGAGGCGACACAGGGACAAAATGATAGTAAGGAAAGTGCAGCCGTCCAGCGGTTTGAGGAGCTCCGGAAGCTGCTTCCAGAAATACG GAtccgtcttcttcacggGAGGATGAAAGCCGAAGAGAAAAATGAAGTTCTTTCCGAGTTGCGAGGAGGAACTGTAGATCTTCTTGTCGCAACCACTGTTGTCGAGGTCGGAATTGATGTTCCCAACGCTTCCGTTATCGTCATAGACAGCGCTGAGAG GTTTGGATTGACTCAGCTCCATCAACTCCGTGGGCGAGTTGGACGGGATGCCCGACATCCGTCTTTCTGTTTCATCATCTTAGACCCTTTAAAAAAG AATCTCGACGAGAAGGCAATGCACCGATTCGCAGCCATCGCGGCGACGACGGATGGCTTTCAGCTTGCCGAAACAGATGCTCGGTTGAGAGGCGGAGGGACGCTGTTCGGTCGGCAGCAGCACGGACAAAGCGACCTGTG GATGATCCACGGCTTGAAGCGGAGCGAGCAAACAAGACTCCTAGAAGCAGCCACTGAAGATTCAGATCATATTGTTGAGCTCCTAGACGGTGACGAGGCCAATTCAAGATATGAGGTGGGGCTGGTTGCTGAGAGCGAGCACCTCTTTTCTGCAGGCGAAAGGGGCGGCCAGCGGAACCATATCCGGACAATGTATGACACACCGAAATCTCTCGAGGCTCAAAGGGTGGACGAGAACAGCAGCAGCGTCAGCCGTTTCCGCGATGAACATGGAAGACATGAAGATACGGCTGCTGCGCAGGTGGGCGTTGAACCCCGTGAATCGGACGATATGGACGCTTTCAGTAATCCTAACTGCATATCTGATCCGTGCGTGAAGGATGCGAACAAAAACGACCACCtacctgcatgcacaccggCGAACTGCGAGAACGATAAGGGGAATGCATCAGACAGTTCCTTCTCCGAGCACAGTACGGCATCCCACAAAAACTGGGAAGGAGGCGTTTCATTGAGAAACGGTTATCCTGATGCCAGTGAAGATCAAGAATGGGGACACACGTTTAATCAAAACGGCGCAGGCAAGGACGCTGGAGGTAACTTCCCTGAAGTTCGTGTCCGGAAAGAATCGACGATTGGACAGGAGAAGTCTTTTTCGGCGGAGGAAATTATAAGAGAGGCTCGACAGCTGGTGGAGGAAGTGCGACTGCTCATTCCACCCAAGAAGATAGACTGGTTGTTTAGAGTTTAG
- the SRS11 gene encoding SAG-related sequence SRS11 (encoded by transcript TGME49_208850~Gene product name based on ToxoDB Community Expert Annotation.~Signal peptide predicted by SignalP 2.0 HMM (probability 0.996) with cleavage site probability 0.411 at residue 24), which produces MKTASLKFAALLGVAAFAPQFILCSSSDTTAEVKECTNESLALTGGAQVSLKFKCAATYTMGPTSDADVYAYTNGQCSTTTQTLDALVPGSKRSKSEEGSKAMRSTKSEAQTQSVYTLALGPAPKEKQVFCYTCSATPAAAAATTAAEKSKKPCNIIVTVPEASSSSALESGVTPAVLAGVALLGTFAMH; this is translated from the coding sequence ATGAAGACCGCCTCCCTCAAGTTCGCTGCTCTGTTGGGTGTGGCTGCATTCGCGCCACAGTTCAtcctctgcagctcttcagACACGACAGCCGAAGTCAAGGAGTGCACCAACGAGTCCCTGGCATTGACCGGAGGTGCTCAGGTATCTCTGAAGTTCAAGTGCGCTGCCACATATACAATGGGGCCGACTTCGGACGCTGATGTCTATGCGTACACCAATGGGCAGTGCAGCACCACAACCCAGACACTTGACGCCCTTGTCCCTGGATCAAAACGATCGAAGTCTGAGGAAGGATCAAAGGCGATGAGGAGCACTAAAAGTGAGGCCCAGACACAAAGCGTCTACACTCTCGCGCTTGGTCCGGCACCGAAAGAAAAGCAAGTTTTCTGCTACACTTGCAGTGCGACCcctgctgcagcagcggcgactacggctgcagagaagagcaaaaaACCGTGCAACATTATTGTCACGGTACCCGAAGCCTCATCATCTAGCGCACTCGAGAGTGGGGTGACCCCTGCGGTGTTGGCAGGCGTCGCTCTCCTGGGAACTTTTGCGATGCACTAG